The following proteins are encoded in a genomic region of Oncorhynchus keta strain PuntledgeMale-10-30-2019 chromosome 35, Oket_V2, whole genome shotgun sequence:
- the LOC118369277 gene encoding 5-hydroxytryptamine receptor 1D-like translates to MDQDNSSVDLFFTNATEALWDKATLLGLQIFLSAILAIVTLATVLSNAFVIATIFLTRKLHTPANFLIGSLAVTDLLVSILVMPISILYTVSKTWALGQIVCDIWLSSDITFCTASILHLCVIALDRYWAITDALEYSKRRTMRRAGLMITVVWVISISISMPPLFWRQAKANEEVMECIVNTDQISYTLYSTFGAFYVPTVLLIILYGRIYVAARSRIFKTPVSCGKRFTTAQLIQTSAGSSICSINSASNQEGHLHPGGGGNTGGVAVNGGGGSSGGSPLFNNCVTVKLADSVLERKRLCTAREKKATKTLGIILGAFIVCWLPFFVVTLVLAICKECWFHPVLFDVFTWLGYLNSLINPVIYTAFNDEFKQAFHKLIKFKRCY, encoded by the coding sequence ATGGATCAGGATAATAGCTCCGTTGATCTGTTCTTCACCAACGCCACAGAGGCACTATGGGACAAAGCCACTCTCCTGGGGCTCCAGATCTTCCTGTCAGCCATCCTGGCAATCGTCACCCTGGCCACCGTGCTGTCCAATGCCTTTGTCATCGCCACCATATTCCTGACTCGGAAGCTACACACGCCAGCCAACTTTCTGATTGGCTCGCTGGCTGTGACAGACCTGCTGGTGTCCATCCTGGTCATGCCTATCAGCATCTTGTACACAGTGAGTAAGACCTGGGCCCTGGGGCAGATTGTCTGCGACATCTGGCTGTCATCGGACATCACCTTCTGCACTGCCTCCATCTTGCACCTGTGCGTCATCGCGCTGGACCGCTACTGGGCCATCACTGACGCCCTGGAGTACTCCAAGCGCCGGACAATGCGTCGAGCGGGCCTGATGATAACGGTGGTATGGGtgatctccatctccatctccatgcCACCGCTCTTCTGGAGGCAGGCCAAGGCCAACGAGGAGGTGATGGAGTGCATAGTGAACACGGATCAGATCTCCTACACACTCTACTCCACCTTCGGGGCGTTCTATGTTCCCACTGTGTTGCTGATCATCCTCTACGGCCGGATCTACGTGGCAGCCCGCTCACGCATCTTTAAGACACCAGTGTCGTGCGGTAAGCGTTTCACCACGGCCCAGCTCATCCAGACGTCGGCCGGCTCCTCCATTTGCTCCATCAACTCCGCCTCCAACCAAGAGGGCCACCTGCACCCCGGAGGGGGAGGCAACACGGGAGGAGTGGCAGTAAACGGAGGTGGAGGAAGCAGTGGTGGGTCGCCTCTCTTCAATAACTGCGTGACGGTGAAGCTGGCTGACAGTGTGCTGGAGAGGAAACGTCTGTGCACCGCCCGGGAGAAGAAGGCCACCAAGACGCTAGGCATCATCCTGGGAGCCTTCATCGTGTGTTGGCTACCCTTTTTCGTGGTCACCCTGGTACTGGCCATCTGCAAAGAATGCTGGTTCCACCCAGTGCTCTTCGACGTGTTCACCTGGCTTGGCTACCTAAACTCGCTCATCAATCCCGTTATCTACACTGCCTTCAATGACGAGTTCAAACAGGCCTTCCACAAACTCATCAAGTTCAAGAGATGCTACTAA